Proteins co-encoded in one Ziziphus jujuba cultivar Dongzao chromosome 9, ASM3175591v1 genomic window:
- the LOC107425963 gene encoding non-specific lipid transfer protein GPI-anchored 5-like isoform X1, which translates to MALNATKMGIVLVLVTLFCDGAVAQLSCTRVMISLSPCLNYVTGNSSNTPPSSSCCSQLANIVQSQPQCLCSVLNGGGSSLGVTINQTQALSLPSACNVQTPPARHCNGANGPTNSPAADTSSGETPESKPSFQSATESKAVPIGRADGASKGRAMKVALLLHFSFFTLFIASCVF; encoded by the exons ATGGCTCTAAATGCAACGAAAATGGGTATAGTCCTGGTCCTCGTGACCTTATTCTGTGATGGGGCAGTGGCTCAGCTCAGCTGCACAAGGGTAATGATAAGCTTATCCCCATGCCTAAACTATGTGACAGGAAATTCCTCAAATACCCCTCCATCCTCTTCCTGCTGTTCGCAACTAGCCAATATTGTTCAATCTCAGCCGCAGTGCCTTTGCTCGGTGCTCAATGGAGGTGGCTCTTCATTGGGCGTCACCATTAACCAAACTCAGGCTCTCTCACTCCCTTCAGCTTGTAATGTTCAGACACCCCCAGCTCGCCACTGTAATG GCGCTAATGGACCTACCAATAGTCCAGCAGCAGATACTTCTTCAGGTGAGACACCCGAATCAAAGCCAAGCTTTCAATCTG CAACCGAATCTAAAGCAGTCCCCATAGGGAGAGCAGATGGGGCGTCAAAAGGAAGAGCCATGAAAGTGGCCCTACTACTCCATTTCAGTTTCTTTACCCTTTTCATAGCATCATGTGTATTCTAA
- the LOC107425962 gene encoding non-specific lipid transfer protein GPI-anchored 16-like, with product MKFLVVFQFIAILASIIVISSISVNGQINTPCTASMISSFTPCINFITGSTNNGSSPTQSCCSSLLSMTSGSMDCICLVITANVPFPLPVNRTLAISLPQACNMSGVPLQCKATGSPLPAPGPVFLGPTLPPPAFSPFSPQASKVSATAAAAAPDITETAAAAAPDKTEANTRLSPSSTPVVSPPAVDQSEPPTKTPGIRPVLTPSASTLSYISPSSFVQIIIGILVFKSY from the exons ATGAAATTTTTGGTGGTTTTCCAATTCATTGCAATATTAGCTTCCATTATAGTAATTTCATCAATATCAGTAAATGGGCAGATAAATACACCATGCACAGCCTCAATGATCTCCAGCTTCACTCCATGCATAAATTTCATAACTGGAAGTACCAACAATGGGTCATCGCCAACCCAAAGTTGTTGCAGTTCATTACTTTCGATGACGAGCGGCAGTATGGACTGTATTTGCCTTGTGATTACGGCCAATGTACCTTTTCCACTCCCCGTTAACCGAACACTAGCAATCTCCCTTCCACAAGCATGTAACATGAGCGGCGTCCCTCTACAATGCAAAG CCACTGGTAGTCCACTTCCAGCTCCAG GTCCTGTTTTCCTGGGGCCAACTCTCCCACCTCCAGCTTTTTCTCCTTTTAGTCCACAAG CGTCTAAAGTATCTGCAACAGCTGCAGCTGCTGCTCCAGATATAACTGAAACAGCTGCAGCTGCTGCTCCAGATAAAACTGAAGCAAACACACGACTATCACCATCATCTACACCAGTCGTATCTCCACCTGCAGTTGATCAGTCAGAACCGCCAACAAAAACTCCAGGGATACGACCAGTGTTGACCCCATCGGCATCTACTTTGTCTTACATTTCTCCATCATCTTTTGTACAAATTATTATAGGAATTCTGGTTTTCAAGTCCTATTAA
- the LOC107425960 gene encoding non-specific lipid transfer protein GPI-anchored 5: MAFKGMELGLAMVVLVGMLLGEVTAQSSCSTAITSLAPCLNYITGNSSTPSSSCCSQLSNVVQSSPQCLCSVLNNGGSVSLGITINQTLALSLPGACKVRTPPIAQCQAANGPTASPAPSGSLSPPADSSDGSPEGAITPSASDIPSAGGSKTIPSTEGNSSDGSIVKAPLHFLLFFFFILTFASATLSN; encoded by the exons ATGGCTTTCAAAGGGATGGAGTTGGGTCTAGCAATGGTGGTCCTGGTGGGCATGCTATTGGGTGAAGTTACAGCTCAATCAAGTTGCTCAACCGCAATCACAAGCTTAGCTCCATGCCTCAACTACATAACAGGAAATTCATCCACACCATCATCTTCTTGCTGCTCACAGCTCTCCAACGTCGTTCAGTCATCCCCTCAGTGCCTTTGCTCTGTCCTGAACAATGGAGGTTCTGTCTCACTGGGTATCACCATCAACCAAACACTCGCTCTTTCCCTTCCCGGGGCTTGTAAAGTGCGCACTCCACCCATCGCCCAGTGCCAAG CTGCTAATGGACCAACAGCTTCACCTGCTCCATCTGGAAGTCTTTCGCCGCCGGCGGACTCTTCTGATGGAAGCCCTGAAGGTGCTATTACACCTTCAGCCTCAGACATTCCTTCGG CTGGAGGGTCTAAAACAATCCCATCGACGGAGGGGAATTCATCAGATGGTAGCATCGTCAAAGCACCCCTGCATTTTTtgctattcttcttcttcattctcaCATTTGCTTCAGCTACTCTctccaattga
- the LOC107425961 gene encoding vicilin Cor a 11.0101, with protein sequence MALKSKLCLLVVLLSVVALNVAFAKEDPELKQCKHQCRQQQGFDDKQKQNCERDCEEYLKQKEEIERQKEKEREEHERGGGGEGWEFYTRNESQEGEGEDQQQRQEEEDEEEENPYVFEEEHFDTWVGTREGRVEVLPKFTKRSNLLRGIENYRVGFLEANPNTFVSPSHFDADIVLFVVQGKATVTIMKKEKKESHNLKRGYILKVPAGHPFYLTSTDENENLFIVKLFRPIFLSGHYEAFYGPGGQDPESFYTAFSWDLLEAAFKTDRNRLKRLFRQQKLGSIMKVSKEQVQGLSKRGEGGSGIWPFGSESGSFNLFRKRPSKANKYGHLHEVDSKDYEELQNLNLMISYANITRGAMTAPLYNSRATKIAFVIDGEGCFEMACPHLSSGSSSEQYGHGQGSRSSMQKQKKSKRYQRVSGRLTRGVVFIVPAGHPYSLVASPSNNLEVVCFEVDSEGNIKYPLAGDENFVKQMDGIAKELAFNVPNKEVDRIFGNQEHNFFLPGPTQQKQGGRAYA encoded by the exons atggcTCTAAAGTCAAAGCTTTGTTTGCTTGTCGTACTCTTGTCTGTTGTAGCTCTTAATGTAGCTTTTGCCAAGGAAGATCCGGAGCTGAAGCAGTGCAAGCACCAGTGCAGACAACAACAAGGATTTGACGACAAACAGAAGCAAAACTGCGAGCGAGACTGTGAGGAATATCTCAAACAGAAGGAGGAGATAGagagacaaaaagaaaaggaaagagaagagcacgaaagaggaggaggaggagaaggaTGGGAATTTTATACAAGGAACGAAAGCCAGGAAGGAGAAGGAGAGGATCAACAACAacgacaagaagaagaagatgaagaagaagaaaatccaTATGTGTTTGAGGAAGAGCATTTCGACACATGGGTTGGGACTCGGGAAGGCAGAGTTGAGGTCCTTCCCAAGTTCACCAAGAGGTCTAATCTTCTGAGAGGCATTGAGAATTATCGTGTGGGATTTCTTGAGGCAAACCCCAACACATTTGTGTCTCCTTCTCATTTTGATGCTGACATTGTTCTCTTTGTTGTCCAAG GGAAAGCAACTGTTACCATCatgaagaaggaaaagaaagagagtcATAATCTTAAACGTGGATATATCCTTAAGGTTCCAGCAGGCCACCCTTTTTATCTGACCAGCACTGACGAAAATGAAAACCTCTTCATTGTGAAGTTATTCCGCCCCATCTTTCTCTCTGGTCACTATGAG GCATTTTATGGACCAGGTGGTCAAGATCCTGAATCGTTCTACACAGCATTCAGTTGGGACCTACTTGAGGCCGCTTTTAAG ACCGATAGAAATAGATTGAAGAGGCTGTTTAGACAACAAAAATTAGGCAGCATCATGAAGGTGTCCAAAGAACAGGTTCAGGGGCTGAGCAAACGCGGGGAAGGTGGCTCAGGCATTTGGCCTTTTGGAAGTGAATCGGGCTCATTCAATCTATTCAGGAAACGTCCCTCTAAGGCTAACAAATATGGTCATCTTCACGAAGTTGATTCTAAGGATTACGAGGAGCTCCAAAACCTCAACCTCATGATCTCCTATGCTAACATCACCAGA GGGGCTATGACTGCACCCCTTTACAACTCAAGGGCAACAAAGATAGCTTTTGTTATAGATGGTGAAGGTTGCTTTGAGATGGCTTGCCCTCATCTTTCATCTGGGTCGTCAAGTGAGCAATATGGACATGGCCAGGGAAGTAGAAGCTCCATGCAGAAACAGAAGAAAAGCAAAAGATACCAGAGGGTAAGTGGACGCCTGACACGTGGCGTGGTGTTTATTGTCCCGGCGGGTCATCCATATTCTCTTGTTGCTTCACCAAGTAATAACCTTGAGGTTGTCTGCTTTGAGGTTGACTCGGaaggaaatatcaaatatcCTCTTGCAG GGGATGAAAACTTTGTGAAACAGATGGATGGGATAGCGAAAGAGTTGGCCTTCAACGTGCCAAACAAAGAAGTTGATAGGATCTTCGGGAACCAAGAACACAATTTCTTTTTGCCAGGGCCAACACAACAAAAGCAAGGTGGGCGTGCCTATGCATGA
- the LOC125423993 gene encoding type I inositol polyphosphate 5-phosphatase 4, with protein MRDENFKKSKLSWPKSLVKKWFNIKSKAEDFHSDDVAYGGGDEEWRNNYSEREACTIKKSKTERFSKRHSDRMRRGKIDLEASQVTDVHNYRVFVATWNVAGKSPPGYLNLEDWLHTSPPADIYVLGFQEIVPLNAGNVLGTEDNGPARKWLALIRRTLNSLPGTSGGCHTPSPIPDPIVEIDADFEGSTRQKASSFFHRRSFQSLSRSMRMDNDMLIPQPRLDRRFSVCDRVMFGNRSSDYDPNYRWGSSDDENGLGDSPVAMHYSPLSHSGSFSMEDRDRQSGHSRYCLVASKQMVGIFLTVWVKSDLRDDVRNMKVSCVGRGLMGYLGNKGSISISMSLHQTSFCFICSHLTSGQKEGDELRRNSDVMEILRKTRFPRVHGMGDENSPQTILEHDRIVWLGDLNYRIALSYRSAKALVEMRNWRALLENDQLRIEQRRGRVFEGWNEGKIYFPPTYKYSNNSDRYAGDDRHPKEKRRTPAWCDRILWFGRGLHQLSYVRGESKFSDHRPVYSIFLAEVESLNRSRIKKSMSCSSSRIEVEELLPHSHGYADVNFF; from the exons ATGAGAGATGAGAATTTCAAAAAAAGCAAG CTTTCATGGCCCAAGTCACTGGTCAAGAAGTGGTTCAACATTAAGAGCAAAGCCGAGGACTTTCACTCGGATGATGTCGCATACGGAG gtGGTGATGAAGAGTGGAGGAACAACTATTCAGAGAGGGAGGCATGCACGATCAAGAAAAGCAAAACAG AAAGATTCAGCAAGAGGCACTCTGATAGAATGCGGCGTGGTAAAATTGACCTGGAGGCCTCACAAGTAACAGATGTGCATAACTATag GGTCTTTGTAGCTACATGGAATGTTGCTGGAAAATCTCCTCCAGGTTATTTGAATCTTGAAGATTGGCTTCACACATCTCCTCCTGCTGACATTTATGTTCTTGG GTTTCAAGAAATTGTTCCTTTGAATGCTGGTAACGTTTTGGGCACAGAGGACAATGGCCCAGCTAGGAAATGGCTAGCTCTTATTAGGAGAACTCTAAATAGTCTTCCTGGCACCAGTGGTGGTTGCCATACACCTTCACCTATCCCTGATCCTATTGTGGAAATAGATGCAGACTTTGAGGGGTCAACAAGGCAGAAGGCCTCCTCTTTCTTCCATCGCCGTTCCTTTCAATCATTGAGTCGCAGCATGAGAATGGACAACGACATGTTGATACCACAACCCCGACTTGATCGGCGCTTCAGCGTTTGTGATCGGGTTATGTTTGGGAACAGGTCAAGTGATTACGACCCCAATTACAGATGGGGTTCCTCTGATGATGAGAATGGATTGGGGGACTCACCGGTTGCCATGCATTATTCACCATTGTCCCATAGTGGTTCTTTTTCCATGGAGGATAGAGATAGACAGTCAGGGCATTCAAGGTATTGTTTGGTTGCTAGCAAGCAAATGGTCGGTATATTTCTGACAGTGTGGGTCAAAAGTGATCTTAGAGATGATGTTCGTAACATGAAAGTGTCTTGTGTGGGCAGAGGATTGATGGGTTATCTTGGAAATAAG GGTTCAATTTCAATTAGTATGTCTTTGCACCAAACGAGCTTTTGCTTCATCTGTAGTCATTTGACCTCTGGGCAGAAGGAGGGAGATGAACTTCGAAGGAACTCCGATGTCATGGAGATCCTTAGGAAGACACGTTTCCCCAGAGTTCATGGCATGGGAGATGAAAACTCTCCACAGACGATACTTGAGCATGA TCGAATTGTTTGGCTTGGTGATTTGAATTATCGGATTGCCCTCTCTTATCGTTCTGCAAAGGCTCTTGTTGAGATGCGCAACTGGAGAGCATTGTTAGAGAATGACCAG TTACGGATAGAGCAGAGACGTGGACGAGTCTTTGAGGGATGGAATGAAGGCAAGATATATTTCCCTCCAACTTACAAGTACTCAAATAATTCAGACAGATATGCTGGAGACGATAGGCACCCAAAGGAGAAGCGAAGAACACCAGCATG GTGTGATCGAATATTATGGTTTGGAAGAGGCCTCCATCAGCTGTCCTATGTTCGTGGGGAATCCAAATTCTCTGATCATAGACCAGTTTACAGCATATTTTTGGCAGAGGTTGAGTCTTTGAATCGTAGCCGAATCAAGAAAAGCATGAGTTGTTCTAGTTCCAGGATTGAGGTTGAAGAGTTGTTGCCACACTCACATGGATACGCTGATGTCAATTTCTTTTGA
- the LOC107425948 gene encoding non-specific lipid transfer protein GPI-anchored 5-like — protein EIVLIALIALLALWQGTLAQSDCGNAIIGMSSCLNYITGNTSSACCSQLATVMLSQPQCLCQVLNGGASSLGVNVNQTQALALPDACNVKTPSASRCNGSYPSDSPLGTGKTSKIGDSSDGNSTKLALSMLFFLLFVASFASASNAF, from the exons GAAATAGTACTAATAGCTCTTATTGCATTACTGGCTCTATGGCAAGGCACTTTGGCTCAATCAGATTGCGGCAATGCAATCATCGGCATGTCTTCGTGCCTCAATTATATAACAGGAAATACATCTTCAGCATGCTGTTCTCAGCTTGCTACAGTGATGCTCTCACAACCACAATGCCTGTGTCAGGTACTTAATGGTGGTGCTTCCTCACTAGGCGTCAACGTTAATCAGACTCAGGCTTTGGCTCTCCCCGATGCTTGCAACGTTAAAACACCCTCTGCTAGCCGCTGTAATG GTTCTTATCCATCCGATTCTCCTTTAGGAACAGGGAAAACATCGAAAATTGGGGATTCATCGGATGGAAATTCTACCAAATTAGCACTTTCTATGCTCTTTTTCTTGCTCTTTGTTGCATCATTTGCTTCGGCTTCAAATGCCTTCTAA
- the LOC107425958 gene encoding uncharacterized protein LOC107425958 gives MGWKAAEKLIRHWKILRGDNVMITRGKDKGETGVIKRVIRSQNRVIVEGKNLVKKHIKQGQGHEGGIFTVEAPLHASNVQVLDPVTGKPCKVGTRYLEDGTKVRVSRGLGASSSIIPRPEILKIRTTPRPTVAGPKDTPLDVVLEKTYDAKTGIGMPDL, from the exons ATGGGTTGGAAAGCGGCTGAGAAGCTAATTAGACATTGGAAGATTCTCAGGGGAGATAAT GTGATGATAACTAGGGGCAAAGATAAAGGTGAGACCGGTGTTATTAAACGTGTTATTCGCTCGCAGAATCGTGTTATTGTTGAAGGCAAAAATCTG GTTAAGAAACATATCAAGCAAGGGCAGGGTCATGAAGGTGGAATTTTTACGGTTGAAGCCCCTCTTCATGCCTCAAATGTTCAGGTTCTTGATCCAGTTACAGG GAAGCCTTGTAAGGTTGGTACTAGGTATCTTGAAGATGGCACAAAAGTAAGAGTATCCAGAGGTCTGGGAGCATCCAGTTCCATAATTCCACGACCTGAAATCTTGAAGATAAGAACTACACCAAGACCTACAGTTG CTGGTCCCAAGGATACTCCATTGGATGTTGTGCTGGAGAAAACTTATGATGCTAAAACAGGAATAGGCATGCCAGACCTTTGA
- the LOC107425963 gene encoding non-specific lipid transfer protein GPI-anchored 5-like isoform X2 — protein MALNATKMGIVLVLVTLFCDGAVAQLSCTRVMISLSPCLNYVTGNSSNTPPSSSCCSQLANIVQSQPQCLCSVLNGGGSSLGVTINQTQALSLPSACNVQTPPARHCNGANGPTNSPAADTSSATESKAVPIGRADGASKGRAMKVALLLHFSFFTLFIASCVF, from the exons ATGGCTCTAAATGCAACGAAAATGGGTATAGTCCTGGTCCTCGTGACCTTATTCTGTGATGGGGCAGTGGCTCAGCTCAGCTGCACAAGGGTAATGATAAGCTTATCCCCATGCCTAAACTATGTGACAGGAAATTCCTCAAATACCCCTCCATCCTCTTCCTGCTGTTCGCAACTAGCCAATATTGTTCAATCTCAGCCGCAGTGCCTTTGCTCGGTGCTCAATGGAGGTGGCTCTTCATTGGGCGTCACCATTAACCAAACTCAGGCTCTCTCACTCCCTTCAGCTTGTAATGTTCAGACACCCCCAGCTCGCCACTGTAATG GCGCTAATGGACCTACCAATAGTCCAGCAGCAGATACTTCTTCAG CAACCGAATCTAAAGCAGTCCCCATAGGGAGAGCAGATGGGGCGTCAAAAGGAAGAGCCATGAAAGTGGCCCTACTACTCCATTTCAGTTTCTTTACCCTTTTCATAGCATCATGTGTATTCTAA